The Litchfieldia alkalitelluris genome has a window encoding:
- a CDS encoding TIGR01777 family oxidoreductase: MYIAITGGTGLVGTALTDYFINKGHTVYIFTRSQRQSSKKNLHYIPWLTTDSSSSAAIKQIDVFINLAGESINSGRWTESRKSRIKQSRLMATDTVINYIKELNPKPSLLINASAIGIYGTSETKSFDETSVEYGDDFLAKTVISWEEHAKKAEEFNVKVAYARFGIILAENGGALPKMLLPYQLMIGGKIGSGKQWLSWIHIDDVVESIDFIISEQLSGVFNLTAPKPVTMNEFGQTIGKVLKKTHWLAVPSIALRILLGEMSILILEGQKVLPNRLLSNGYTFKYQTLAPALQSIVSEKNSLK, translated from the coding sequence GTGTATATTGCGATAACAGGTGGAACCGGGTTAGTTGGAACCGCACTAACTGATTATTTTATCAATAAAGGACATACTGTTTATATTTTCACAAGAAGTCAACGTCAATCCTCAAAAAAGAATTTGCATTACATCCCTTGGTTAACGACTGATTCTTCCTCTTCAGCTGCTATAAAACAAATCGATGTTTTCATCAACTTAGCTGGAGAATCTATTAATAGTGGAAGGTGGACTGAGTCAAGAAAGAGCCGAATTAAACAGTCTAGACTTATGGCAACTGACACTGTTATAAATTACATTAAAGAGTTAAATCCTAAGCCCTCTCTTTTAATTAACGCGAGTGCTATTGGAATTTATGGTACATCTGAAACGAAAAGCTTTGATGAAACATCTGTGGAATATGGAGATGATTTTCTCGCAAAAACAGTGATTAGTTGGGAGGAGCATGCAAAAAAAGCCGAAGAATTTAATGTGAAGGTAGCGTATGCAAGATTTGGCATTATCCTTGCAGAAAATGGTGGTGCCCTTCCTAAAATGTTGTTACCTTACCAACTGATGATTGGTGGTAAAATAGGTTCTGGTAAACAGTGGTTATCCTGGATTCATATTGATGATGTTGTAGAAAGTATAGATTTCATCATATCAGAGCAATTATCAGGAGTTTTCAATCTAACTGCACCAAAACCTGTTACAATGAATGAATTTGGTCAAACCATTGGAAAAGTTCTAAAAAAAACACACTGGCTAGCAGTTCCTTCAATAGCTTTACGAATTCTATTAGGAGAAATGAGCATACTTATTTTAGAGGGCCAGAAAGTACTTCCAAATAGACTATTATCTAATGGGTATACGTTTAAATATCAGACTTTAGCGCCAGCCCTTCAGAGCATAGTTTCCGAAAAAAACTCTCTGAAATAA
- a CDS encoding YfhE family protein, translating to MKEKRRDKTKSTLSSMQEVVYQREFKMADRAGGYTPRKLK from the coding sequence ATGAAAGAAAAACGACGTGATAAAACGAAGAGTACATTAAGCAGTATGCAGGAGGTTGTCTATCAAAGAGAATTTAAGATGGCCGACAGAGCTGGCGGTTATACTCCAAGAAAATTAAAATAA
- a CDS encoding YfhD family protein encodes MGKNDEQLKVPKSMQSDGIDVEYSEELADQDDREAQARAAAADARAKKQTK; translated from the coding sequence ATGGGAAAAAATGATGAACAACTTAAAGTTCCAAAAAGTATGCAATCAGATGGTATTGATGTTGAGTACTCTGAAGAACTTGCCGATCAAGATGACCGCGAAGCACAAGCTCGCGCAGCAGCTGCCGATGCTCGAGCAAAGAAACAAACTAAATAA
- a CDS encoding YgaB family protein: MNHFEELVGEQLKTMDKLLFIQSEIERCQQIEAELQSLQKETELQSIQEEITKMKVELQMIHEMFERQTEEVVKTYQDKVQPIA; the protein is encoded by the coding sequence ATGAACCATTTTGAAGAGCTTGTTGGTGAACAATTAAAAACAATGGATAAACTTCTGTTTATTCAATCTGAAATAGAAAGATGTCAACAAATAGAGGCTGAGTTACAGTCATTGCAAAAAGAAACAGAACTCCAATCCATTCAAGAAGAAATAACGAAGATGAAAGTTGAATTACAAATGATTCATGAAATGTTTGAAAGACAGACTGAGGAAGTAGTTAAGACATATCAAGATAAGGTGCAACCAATCGCTTAA
- a CDS encoding small, acid-soluble spore protein K, whose amino-acid sequence MRNKDRGFPNQNDQKFEGEPRAKAEYASKRANGTINTHPQERMRASGERHDF is encoded by the coding sequence ATGAGAAATAAAGATCGTGGTTTCCCAAATCAAAATGATCAAAAGTTTGAAGGTGAACCAAGAGCTAAAGCAGAATATGCCTCAAAAAGAGCAAATGGCACGATAAATACTCATCCTCAAGAGAGAATGAGAGCATCAGGTGAACGTCACGATTTCTAA
- the fabL gene encoding enoyl-[acyl-carrier-protein] reductase FabL has translation MSNKVALVTGSSRGIGKAIALRLAENGYDIVVNYARSKSAALETAAEIESLGRKAIVVKANVGKVEKIKELFAEIDEAFGRLDVFINNAASGVLRPAMELEESHWDWTMDINSKALLFCAQEAAKRMEQTGQGRIISLSSLGSIRYLDNYTTVGVSKAAVEALTRYLAVELSPKNIIVNAVSGGAVDTDALKHFPNREELLEDARKNTPAGRIVEPEDLVNAVMFLVSDQSSMIRGQTIIVDGGRSLLV, from the coding sequence TTGTCAAATAAAGTAGCACTTGTGACTGGTAGCAGTCGTGGAATAGGTAAAGCAATAGCCCTGAGATTAGCTGAAAATGGGTATGACATTGTAGTGAATTACGCAAGAAGTAAAAGTGCAGCATTAGAAACGGCGGCGGAAATTGAGAGCTTAGGACGTAAAGCAATTGTCGTAAAAGCAAATGTCGGAAAAGTTGAAAAAATTAAAGAGCTCTTTGCTGAAATCGATGAAGCGTTTGGTCGTTTAGATGTGTTTATTAATAATGCAGCATCTGGAGTATTACGTCCTGCTATGGAGCTTGAAGAATCTCATTGGGATTGGACAATGGATATTAATAGTAAGGCATTGTTATTTTGTGCACAAGAAGCAGCGAAGAGAATGGAACAAACTGGTCAAGGAAGAATTATTAGTTTAAGTTCTTTAGGCTCTATTCGTTATTTAGATAATTATACAACAGTGGGAGTTTCTAAAGCAGCTGTCGAAGCATTAACACGTTATTTAGCTGTTGAGCTTTCTCCTAAAAATATCATCGTAAACGCTGTTTCTGGTGGAGCAGTGGATACTGATGCACTAAAACATTTTCCGAATCGTGAAGAGTTGTTAGAAGATGCGAGAAAAAATACACCAGCAGGCAGAATCGTTGAGCCGGAAGATTTAGTTAATGCTGTTATGTTTTTAGTTTCAGATCAATCTTCCATGATTCGAGGACAAACGATTATTGTAGACGGAGGAAGGTCTCTTTTAGTTTAA
- a CDS encoding peptidoglycan-binding domain-containing protein: MNDVVRSLENDFNGSAPSPSPAPTAPQVKGVTVDLPVEKGDKGQFVKEIQQDLIKAGVPLPRYGADGIFGDETEKGVRTFQQRHGLLVDGLVGPQTLSKLEEVLESNQTTSGLNLPNGILRRGDRGDNVREVQRALDRVNFDPGPIDGIYGPKTEDAVRRFQSMYAALADDGIYGPNTKRYLERELSN, encoded by the coding sequence ATAAATGATGTCGTAAGATCTCTTGAAAATGATTTTAATGGTTCTGCGCCTTCCCCTTCTCCAGCGCCAACTGCACCGCAGGTAAAAGGTGTTACAGTTGATCTTCCTGTTGAAAAGGGTGACAAGGGACAGTTTGTAAAAGAAATACAACAGGATTTAATAAAAGCTGGAGTCCCACTACCACGTTATGGGGCTGATGGAATTTTTGGTGATGAAACTGAAAAAGGTGTTAGAACATTTCAACAAAGACACGGTCTATTGGTCGATGGGTTAGTCGGACCGCAAACATTATCAAAACTTGAAGAAGTTCTAGAATCAAATCAAACAACTTCAGGGCTTAATCTGCCTAACGGAATTCTTCGACGAGGTGACCGTGGAGATAATGTACGAGAAGTCCAAAGAGCTTTAGATCGAGTTAATTTTGACCCTGGACCTATCGATGGAATTTATGGACCAAAAACGGAAGACGCCGTTCGTCGTTTTCAATCGATGTATGCAGCGCTTGCTGATGATGGAATTTATGGACCGAACACAAAAAGGTATCTTGAAAGAGAGTTATCAAATTAA
- a CDS encoding YfhJ family protein produces the protein MDTIKEQLALLLVKKNQQLSYEKALSWVELLWDDFETTYAKAGHEYHGEKMTEKVVRQLIESYGSNLDHFIVKNPKYKDFLQ, from the coding sequence ATGGATACCATTAAAGAACAATTAGCACTACTTTTAGTTAAGAAAAATCAACAACTTTCATATGAAAAGGCCTTAAGTTGGGTTGAATTGCTTTGGGATGATTTTGAAACAACTTATGCTAAAGCAGGGCATGAATATCATGGGGAGAAAATGACTGAAAAAGTCGTGAGACAGCTAATTGAGAGCTATGGGTCAAACCTTGATCATTTCATTGTTAAAAATCCAAAATATAAAGATTTTCTCCAATAG
- a CDS encoding YfhH family protein, translating to MQEKRYSQMNEFELHQEIGKLTEKARKAEQLGIVNELAVYERKISMAKSYLLDPESFIPGEVYEIEGDAGSAFEIAYMNGIFAWGHRLDGNESEEALPISLLKKNKIK from the coding sequence ATGCAGGAAAAACGTTATAGTCAAATGAATGAATTTGAGTTACATCAGGAAATTGGGAAACTTACAGAAAAGGCAAGAAAAGCTGAGCAACTTGGTATTGTAAATGAATTAGCGGTTTATGAACGTAAGATTTCTATGGCAAAATCATATCTGCTAGACCCTGAAAGCTTTATTCCAGGTGAGGTATATGAGATTGAAGGAGATGCTGGGAGTGCTTTTGAAATTGCTTATATGAATGGTATATTCGCTTGGGGCCATCGATTAGATGGAAATGAAAGTGAAGAAGCTTTACCAATCTCTTTATTGAAAAAAAATAAAATCAAATGA
- a CDS encoding metal-dependent hydrolase has product MDTGTHVVMGLALGAIATLDPIVANDPITAQGVVIGTLIGSQAPDLDTILKLRNNAKYIRNHRGITHSIPAVLLWPLLVTGSIYLFIPEVNLLHLWIWTFIAVILHVFVDIFNAYGTQALRPFSRKWVALGVINTFDPFIFFMHLVGIMIWRYGAHPGYTFLLIYSILTVYYLARFRARRKVSNKILEKIPDAKEIIISPTFRFHHWHAAITTDKYFYVARSKDYEITIQDKFEKCPIPDTPVINAAKKDENISAFLSFSPVYRWEVDEFSDHYEVRFIDLRYRSKGYYPFVAIVQLDQHLNIISSYTGWIFSEEKLRKKLELLPS; this is encoded by the coding sequence TTGGATACCGGTACACATGTTGTCATGGGGCTAGCATTAGGTGCGATTGCTACATTAGATCCCATTGTAGCGAACGACCCTATTACCGCTCAAGGTGTTGTTATAGGTACACTTATTGGGTCACAGGCTCCAGACTTAGATACAATTTTAAAATTGAGAAATAATGCAAAATATATCCGAAATCACCGTGGTATTACTCATTCTATCCCAGCAGTATTGCTATGGCCACTATTGGTTACGGGTTCAATTTATTTGTTTATACCAGAGGTGAATTTACTCCACCTATGGATTTGGACATTTATTGCTGTAATCCTGCATGTTTTTGTCGACATATTCAACGCATATGGGACACAAGCCCTTCGACCTTTTTCGAGAAAATGGGTGGCTTTAGGCGTTATTAACACCTTTGACCCTTTTATTTTTTTCATGCATTTGGTCGGAATCATGATTTGGCGATATGGTGCTCATCCAGGATATACGTTTTTACTCATATACTCTATTCTGACAGTATATTACTTGGCTCGATTTCGTGCACGCCGAAAGGTTTCCAACAAAATTTTAGAAAAAATTCCTGATGCAAAGGAGATTATTATTTCTCCTACCTTCCGATTTCACCATTGGCACGCTGCAATTACAACTGATAAATATTTTTATGTGGCCAGATCAAAGGATTACGAAATTACCATTCAAGATAAGTTTGAAAAATGCCCAATTCCGGATACACCGGTAATAAATGCTGCGAAAAAAGACGAAAACATTTCTGCTTTCCTTTCGTTTTCACCCGTTTATCGTTGGGAAGTAGATGAATTTAGTGACCACTACGAAGTCCGTTTTATCGATTTACGTTATCGAAGTAAAGGGTATTATCCATTTGTTGCTATTGTTCAGTTGGATCAACATTTAAATATTATTAGTTCGTACACTGGCTGGATTTTCAGTGAAGAAAAATTGCGTAAAAAACTTGAACTATTACCGAGTTAG
- a CDS encoding histidine phosphatase family protein, protein MVSSTLKRAKETTEILSSITNVELKFEDQLQEYNNGVLAGLSRDEARVLYPLPIEGRPPHQAIAEGESELEFRFRAETIFLKILEDHKEVNRIALVSHGGMINNLLRSFCPYLS, encoded by the coding sequence ATTGTTAGTAGTACTTTAAAAAGAGCAAAAGAAACAACTGAGATTCTATCAAGTATTACGAATGTTGAACTAAAGTTTGAGGACCAATTACAGGAATACAACAATGGAGTTCTTGCAGGGTTATCAAGAGATGAAGCAAGAGTTCTTTATCCTCTTCCGATTGAAGGACGTCCTCCACATCAAGCCATTGCTGAGGGTGAATCAGAATTGGAGTTCAGATTTAGAGCAGAAACTATTTTTCTGAAAATTTTAGAAGACCATAAAGAAGTAAATCGTATTGCTTTAGTCTCTCACGGTGGTATGATTAACAATTTACTACGTTCTTTTTGTCCTTACCTATCTTAA
- the recX gene encoding recombination regulator RecX — protein MAVISKITTQQKNTERFNVFLDNGNGKDEYAFSVDQNVLIKFNLKKGLELDSLDISEIQFDDEVKKGTNTAISFLAHRMRSEKEVVDYLKKKEIEAPIIQEIIHRLYEFSYLNDKDFATAYVRTQLKTTVKGPEVIKRELEEKGIKVYIIEDSLMEYNRNQQVDVAKGIASKLSSKNSRVSSLEQKKKIEQTLLRKGFPWDIINEATKEVEIENDVDDQWEALTYQGEKALRKYQKFEGYVFEQKMKQALYRKGFSIELIDKYLETLQEE, from the coding sequence ATGGCAGTTATTTCGAAAATAACAACTCAACAAAAAAATACAGAACGGTTTAACGTTTTTTTAGACAATGGCAACGGGAAGGACGAGTATGCGTTTAGTGTTGATCAAAATGTGTTAATTAAATTTAACCTTAAAAAGGGCTTAGAACTAGACAGTCTCGATATAAGTGAAATACAGTTTGATGATGAAGTGAAGAAAGGAACTAATACGGCGATTTCTTTTTTGGCACACCGGATGCGTTCAGAAAAAGAAGTCGTGGATTATCTGAAAAAAAAGGAAATTGAAGCTCCAATTATTCAAGAAATCATTCACCGGTTATATGAGTTTAGTTACTTAAATGATAAGGATTTTGCTACCGCATATGTGAGGACACAGCTAAAGACAACTGTTAAAGGCCCCGAGGTAATTAAGCGTGAGCTGGAAGAAAAGGGGATAAAAGTCTATATTATTGAGGATAGCTTAATGGAGTACAATCGTAATCAGCAGGTTGATGTGGCAAAAGGAATTGCATCAAAATTATCTTCTAAGAATAGCAGAGTCTCAAGCTTAGAGCAAAAGAAGAAGATAGAACAAACCTTACTTAGAAAAGGATTTCCATGGGATATTATTAATGAGGCGACAAAAGAAGTAGAAATTGAGAATGATGTAGATGATCAATGGGAAGCCCTTACTTATCAAGGAGAAAAAGCGTTAAGAAAATATCAAAAATTTGAAGGGTATGTCTTCGAGCAAAAAATGAAACAAGCTTTGTACCGGAAAGGCTTTTCAATCGAGCTAATTGATAAATATTTAGAAACACTCCAAGAAGAATGA
- a CDS encoding GNAT family N-acetyltransferase encodes MLKKRDLQDCQALYELMVHPEVFPFVRHKAYSYEEFLFLTKQTIEAEERGELISRTILDEWGSPIGTINLFDIQEGAGFLGTWLGKPYHGKGYNKPAKDAFFNELFYELTIQTIFMRIRKINGRSTMAAEKLPYVALANETRKSLLDEINGGQDIYNLYEVSKDLYTLHTLRTGNTKEEEQHQLKEA; translated from the coding sequence ATGCTAAAAAAACGTGATTTACAAGATTGTCAGGCTCTTTATGAGTTGATGGTGCACCCAGAGGTCTTCCCTTTTGTGCGTCATAAAGCTTATTCTTATGAAGAGTTTTTATTCTTAACTAAGCAAACCATTGAAGCAGAAGAGCGTGGTGAATTGATTTCACGTACCATTTTAGACGAATGGGGCTCTCCAATTGGGACAATTAACTTATTTGATATTCAAGAGGGTGCTGGTTTTCTTGGTACATGGCTTGGTAAACCATATCATGGAAAAGGATATAATAAACCAGCTAAGGATGCATTCTTTAATGAATTATTTTATGAACTTACAATTCAAACGATTTTTATGAGAATACGTAAAATAAATGGAAGATCAACGATGGCTGCGGAGAAATTGCCTTATGTAGCCCTTGCAAATGAAACAAGAAAATCACTATTAGATGAAATAAATGGTGGTCAAGATATATACAATCTTTACGAAGTGTCAAAAGACTTATACACATTGCATACTCTTCGTACAGGAAACACGAAAGAAGAAGAGCAACATCAATTAAAAGAAGCTTAA
- the mutY gene encoding A/G-specific adenine glycosylase, with protein sequence MTNNNVKFNLHDFNIAEYQHDLLAWFEREMRSLPWREDQDPYKVWVSEIMLQQTRVDTVIPYFNRFIKQFPTIEALAQAEEEEVLKAWEGLGYYSRVRNLHAAVKEVDEKYDAKVPNTVEEISKLKGVGPYTTGAILSIAYGVPQPAVDGNVMRVLSRIFSIWEDIAKSKTRVVFEDIIREIISKDNPSYFNQALMELGALICTPTSPSCLLCPVRDHCRAFDEGVQSELPVKSKKKAPKSVSIAAVVILDEKGNYLIHKRPSKGLLANLWEFPNVELQPDFQSPKRALEEYIVEEYKVDVELGQAFTSLDHVFSHLVWNISVYKGYLKGELDEASELKSVTPEELSRLAFPVSHQNILKRFKACD encoded by the coding sequence GTGACTAACAACAATGTAAAATTCAACCTACATGACTTTAATATTGCCGAATACCAACACGATCTTTTGGCCTGGTTTGAACGGGAAATGAGAAGTTTACCTTGGAGAGAGGATCAAGATCCCTATAAAGTCTGGGTCTCTGAGATTATGCTTCAACAGACAAGAGTAGATACAGTTATTCCATATTTTAACCGATTTATAAAACAGTTTCCAACAATTGAGGCTCTTGCTCAAGCTGAAGAAGAAGAAGTTCTTAAGGCGTGGGAAGGACTCGGCTATTATTCACGAGTAAGAAATCTACATGCAGCAGTAAAAGAAGTGGATGAAAAATATGATGCAAAAGTTCCTAATACTGTTGAGGAAATATCCAAGCTCAAAGGAGTAGGGCCATACACAACAGGAGCGATTTTAAGTATTGCATATGGCGTTCCACAGCCAGCAGTTGATGGGAATGTAATGAGAGTATTATCAAGAATCTTTTCAATTTGGGAAGATATTGCTAAAAGTAAAACACGGGTTGTATTTGAAGACATCATCCGAGAAATTATTTCAAAAGATAACCCATCCTATTTTAACCAAGCATTAATGGAATTAGGTGCCTTAATCTGTACGCCTACAAGTCCATCCTGTTTACTATGTCCGGTGAGAGATCATTGTCGAGCATTTGATGAAGGTGTACAGTCAGAGCTTCCTGTGAAAAGTAAGAAAAAAGCACCCAAATCGGTTTCGATTGCAGCAGTCGTTATTTTAGATGAAAAAGGCAACTACCTTATTCATAAAAGACCAAGTAAAGGCCTACTGGCAAACCTTTGGGAATTTCCTAATGTAGAATTACAGCCTGACTTTCAGTCACCCAAAAGGGCTCTTGAAGAATATATCGTAGAAGAATATAAAGTAGACGTCGAATTAGGACAAGCGTTTACCTCATTAGACCATGTTTTTTCACATCTCGTATGGAATATATCTGTGTATAAGGGTTACCTCAAGGGAGAGCTTGATGAAGCAAGCGAGCTTAAAAGTGTTACCCCGGAAGAGTTAAGTCGTTTAGCTTTTCCTGTTTCACACCAAAATATCTTAAAAAGATTTAAAGCTTGTGATTAG
- a CDS encoding gamma-type small acid-soluble spore protein encodes MANNNKTQVGTNIQKVRQQNAQSAQGGQGGAGQFGTEFASETNAQEVRRQNQKAEQNKGQNS; translated from the coding sequence ATGGCAAACAACAACAAAACACAAGTTGGAACTAACATTCAAAAAGTTAGACAACAAAACGCTCAATCTGCACAAGGTGGACAAGGTGGAGCTGGACAATTCGGAACAGAATTTGCTAGCGAAACTAACGCTCAAGAAGTGAGACGTCAAAACCAAAAAGCTGAGCAAAACAAAGGACAAAACTCTTAA